From one Catellatospora sp. IY07-71 genomic stretch:
- a CDS encoding diguanylate cyclase has translation MSADAGSGAAVSDISQRRRHHIRDWVWVGHLGLSFALIVAYVLAADHGFAQSLIFAGANLAAVVAILTGIRLHRPARTLAWSLLAAGQVLYLIGNVYWYVAPAAEQLQTVFPSPAAEIYLLSYLLSAIALLQLIRARRAGGDWSALLDALIVTIAFTSINFVLVIAPLLDATQLSRYAQILAGVYPFFDMIFLVLAIRLFFGTARPCASLLALAGWAASLFVADSFYGIEQVQGVEQDGDLSFLGYLLSFLFLGVAALHPTMRRVAGEREEAHAAGWVRLLALALCGLAVPVLVVQSVRHGQRIEPIVLACASAIMFVLLMLRVSDLLSKIVASGRREQGRLQRFLDAIPVGVDVREAGTGQPVYVNGVARRILGYDPSRFTSPDQLPNLYTSGTGEPFPPDRFPINKARQGHVASVDDMAVERDAQRRHLRVVATPIRDGEQVQYVLTAFADITDEREMAEELRQLSVIDELTGVNNRRGFLLAARTEIASAREAHRPGVLLFIDLDGLKRINDSHGHSVGDEALRATARLLRANIRRRDVLGRIGGDEFCVLLTEAGTLADADLWAARLRDQVARHNESVPQEQRLAVTVGATVFDHHTPGSVEELIARADTAMYQAREQTGGQQPDGPVRMFGRHRTSRYHRPSGR, from the coding sequence ATGTCCGCAGACGCAGGCTCCGGCGCTGCCGTGAGCGACATCAGCCAGCGACGGCGCCACCACATCCGGGACTGGGTGTGGGTGGGTCATCTGGGCCTGTCCTTCGCGCTCATCGTCGCGTACGTCCTCGCGGCGGACCACGGATTCGCCCAGTCGCTCATCTTCGCGGGCGCCAACCTGGCCGCCGTCGTGGCGATCCTGACCGGCATACGCCTGCACCGGCCCGCCCGCACCCTGGCGTGGAGCCTGCTCGCCGCCGGACAGGTGCTGTACCTGATCGGGAACGTGTACTGGTACGTCGCGCCGGCCGCCGAGCAGTTGCAGACCGTCTTCCCGTCGCCCGCCGCCGAGATCTACCTGCTGTCCTACCTGCTCAGCGCCATAGCACTGCTCCAGCTCATCCGTGCCCGGCGCGCCGGTGGGGACTGGTCGGCGCTGCTCGACGCCCTCATCGTCACCATCGCCTTCACCAGCATCAACTTCGTGCTGGTCATCGCGCCGCTGCTCGACGCGACGCAGCTGTCCCGCTACGCGCAGATCCTCGCCGGGGTCTACCCCTTCTTCGACATGATCTTCCTGGTGCTGGCGATCCGGCTGTTCTTCGGCACCGCGAGACCGTGTGCCTCGCTGCTGGCGCTGGCCGGCTGGGCCGCCTCGCTGTTCGTGGCCGACTCGTTCTACGGCATCGAGCAGGTCCAGGGGGTGGAGCAGGACGGTGATCTGTCGTTCCTGGGCTACCTGCTGTCGTTCCTGTTCCTCGGGGTGGCCGCGCTGCACCCGACGATGCGCCGGGTCGCCGGTGAGCGGGAGGAGGCCCATGCGGCGGGGTGGGTCAGGCTGCTGGCGCTGGCGCTGTGCGGGCTGGCGGTGCCGGTGCTGGTCGTGCAGTCGGTGCGCCACGGGCAGCGGATCGAGCCCATCGTGCTGGCGTGCGCCTCCGCGATCATGTTCGTGCTGCTCATGCTGCGGGTGAGCGATCTGCTCTCGAAGATCGTCGCGTCGGGGCGCCGGGAGCAGGGCAGGCTCCAGCGGTTCCTGGACGCGATACCCGTCGGGGTGGACGTGCGCGAGGCCGGCACCGGTCAGCCGGTGTACGTCAACGGCGTGGCCCGGCGCATCCTCGGCTACGACCCCAGCCGGTTCACCTCGCCCGACCAGCTGCCCAACCTCTACACCAGCGGCACCGGCGAGCCGTTCCCGCCGGACCGGTTCCCGATCAACAAGGCCCGGCAGGGACACGTCGCGAGCGTCGACGACATGGCGGTCGAGCGCGATGCGCAGCGCCGCCACCTGCGGGTGGTGGCCACCCCGATCCGCGACGGCGAGCAGGTGCAGTACGTGCTCACCGCGTTCGCCGACATCACCGACGAACGCGAGATGGCGGAGGAGCTGCGCCAGCTCTCGGTCATCGACGAGCTGACCGGCGTCAACAACCGCCGCGGCTTCCTGCTGGCGGCCCGCACCGAGATCGCGTCCGCGCGCGAGGCCCACCGGCCGGGGGTTCTGCTCTTCATCGACCTCGACGGGCTCAAGCGCATCAACGATTCGCACGGGCACAGCGTCGGCGACGAGGCTTTGCGCGCTACCGCCCGGCTGCTGCGGGCGAACATCCGCCGCCGCGACGTGCTCGGCCGGATCGGCGGCGACGAGTTCTGCGTGCTGCTGACCGAGGCGGGCACGCTCGCCGACGCCGACCTGTGGGCGGCCCGGCTGCGCGACCAGGTCGCCCGGCACAACGAGTCCGTCCCGCAAGAGCAGCGGCTCGCCGTCACGGTGGGGGCGACGGTCTTCGACCACCACACGCCCGGCAGCGTCGAGGAGCTGATCGCCCGCGCGGA
- a CDS encoding rhamnulokinase family protein, whose product MTVATVAAADLGAASGRVMLARVGPDRLDLTEVHRFANEPVQLGPTLHWDVLALYRGVLAGLREAGRAARAAGGPECGLDGIGIDSWAVDYGLLDATGALIGNPVCYRDRRTEGVPERVHDQLGAERLYELTGVQQLPFNTIYQVAAAQGTPAAAAAHRLLLIPDLLAYWLTGQQGAELTNASTTGLLDAGTGTWSAELATAVGLAPGALPPLWRPGDRIGTLTPDAAARTGLDVTVPVLAVGSHDTASAVVGVPAQGERFAYISCGTWSLVGLELDAPVRTAASHRAGFTNEAGVDGTVRYLRNVMGLWLLQECLRGWQEQGEPADLAELLAAAEREPGFVSLVDPDDAAFLPPGDMPGRIAAFCRRTGQPVPASRPALVRCILESLALAHARAVEQAQELAGRPVEVVHVVGGGARNELLCRLTADACGLPVVAGPVEATALGNALVQARALGAVHGALTGLRALLRAHTAPRVYLPERSGWDAARKRLGGVPSLR is encoded by the coding sequence ATGACCGTCGCCACCGTCGCCGCCGCCGACCTGGGCGCCGCGAGCGGCCGCGTGATGCTGGCCCGGGTCGGCCCGGACCGGCTCGACCTGACCGAGGTGCACCGGTTCGCCAACGAGCCGGTCCAGCTCGGCCCGACCCTGCACTGGGACGTGCTCGCGCTGTACCGCGGCGTGCTCGCCGGGCTGCGCGAGGCGGGCCGGGCGGCCCGCGCCGCCGGGGGACCGGAGTGTGGCCTGGACGGCATCGGCATCGACTCGTGGGCCGTGGACTACGGGCTGCTCGACGCCACCGGCGCGCTGATCGGCAATCCGGTCTGCTACCGCGACCGGCGCACCGAGGGGGTGCCGGAGCGGGTGCACGACCAGCTCGGCGCGGAGCGCCTGTACGAGCTCACGGGTGTGCAGCAGCTGCCGTTCAACACGATCTACCAGGTCGCCGCCGCGCAAGGCACCCCGGCCGCGGCGGCGGCGCACCGGCTGCTGCTGATCCCCGACCTGCTCGCCTACTGGCTGACCGGCCAGCAGGGCGCGGAGCTGACCAACGCGTCCACCACCGGGCTGCTCGACGCCGGGACCGGCACCTGGTCGGCAGAGCTGGCCACCGCCGTCGGGCTGGCACCCGGGGCCCTGCCGCCGCTGTGGCGGCCGGGCGACCGGATCGGCACGCTGACGCCGGACGCGGCCGCCCGGACCGGTCTGGACGTGACGGTGCCGGTGCTGGCGGTCGGCTCGCACGACACCGCGTCGGCCGTGGTCGGCGTCCCGGCCCAGGGCGAGCGCTTCGCGTACATCTCGTGCGGTACCTGGTCACTGGTCGGCCTGGAACTGGACGCGCCGGTGCGCACCGCGGCGAGCCACCGGGCCGGGTTCACCAACGAGGCCGGGGTCGACGGCACGGTGCGCTACCTGCGCAACGTGATGGGTCTGTGGCTGCTGCAGGAGTGCCTGCGCGGCTGGCAGGAGCAGGGCGAGCCCGCCGACCTGGCCGAGCTGCTCGCCGCCGCCGAGCGGGAGCCGGGGTTCGTGAGCCTGGTCGATCCGGACGACGCGGCGTTCCTGCCGCCGGGCGACATGCCGGGCCGGATCGCCGCGTTCTGCCGCCGCACCGGCCAGCCGGTGCCCGCCTCCCGTCCCGCGCTGGTGCGCTGCATCCTGGAGAGCCTGGCCCTGGCCCATGCCCGCGCGGTCGAGCAGGCCCAGGAGCTGGCCGGGCGGCCGGTCGAGGTGGTGCACGTGGTGGGCGGGGGCGCGCGCAACGAGCTGCTGTGCCGGCTCACCGCCGACGCGTGCGGGCTGCCGGTGGTCGCGGGCCCGGTCGAGGCGACCGCGCTGGGCAACGCCCTGGTGCAGGCCAGGGCCCTGGGTGCGGTGCACGGCGCGCTGACCGGCCTGCGCGCGCTGCTGCGAGCCCACACCGCGCCGCGGGTCTACCTGCCGGAGCGTTCCGGGTGGGACGCCGCGCGCAAGCGGCTCGGCGGCGTCCCGTCCCTCCGGTGA
- a CDS encoding bifunctional aldolase/short-chain dehydrogenase codes for MGEKDELLARSRRLGADPRNTNYAGGNTSAKGTEADPVTGEPLRLLWVKGSGGDLGTLTEAGLAALRLDRLQAVAGVYPGADREDEMVGLFDYCLHGRGGAAPSIDTAMHGLLDAEHVDHLHPDAGIALAAAADGQALTKECFGDRVIWVPWRRPGFQLGLDIAAVRRAHPQAIGVILGGHGITAWGDTSEECERRSLEIIHTAQAFLDERGRPEPFGPPLPEYAPLPAPQRQARAAALAPVLRGLASTDRPQVGHFTDTDAVLDFLHRAEHPRLAALGTSCPDHFLRTKVRPMVLDLPPTADLDETVARLRELHASYRDEYAAYYHRHAEPGSPPMRGADPAIVLVPGVGMFSFGRDKQTARVAGEFYVNAVNVMRGAEAVSRYQPITESEKFRIEYWALEEAKLARMPRPKPLAARVALVTGGGSGIGRAIALRLAAEGACVVVADRDAAAAERVAAEIGDADHAVAVTADVTDEAEVRAALASAALAFGGVDLVVNNAGLSLSRPLLDTTLADWDVQHDVMSRGSFLVSREAARLMTAQGMGGDIVYIASKNAVFAGPDNVAYSAAKAAQAHQVRLLAAELGGHGIRVNGVNPDGVVRGSGIFAGGWGARRAAVYGVPEAELGAFYAQRTLLKREVLPEHVANAVFVLTAGELSHTTGLHVPVDGGVAAAFLR; via the coding sequence ATGGGCGAGAAGGACGAGTTGCTGGCCCGCTCGCGGCGGCTGGGCGCCGACCCGCGCAACACCAACTACGCGGGCGGCAACACCTCCGCCAAGGGCACCGAGGCCGACCCGGTGACGGGCGAGCCGTTGCGCCTGCTGTGGGTGAAGGGCTCCGGGGGCGACCTGGGCACGCTGACCGAGGCGGGTCTCGCCGCGCTGCGCCTGGACCGGCTGCAAGCGGTGGCCGGCGTCTACCCGGGCGCGGACCGCGAGGACGAGATGGTCGGCCTGTTCGACTACTGCCTGCACGGGCGTGGGGGAGCGGCGCCGTCCATCGACACCGCGATGCACGGCCTGCTCGACGCCGAGCACGTCGACCACCTACACCCGGACGCCGGGATCGCGCTGGCCGCCGCCGCCGACGGGCAGGCGCTGACCAAGGAGTGCTTCGGCGACCGGGTGATCTGGGTGCCCTGGCGGCGGCCGGGCTTCCAGCTCGGCCTGGACATCGCCGCGGTACGCCGGGCACACCCGCAGGCCATAGGCGTCATCCTCGGCGGGCACGGCATCACCGCCTGGGGCGATACCAGCGAGGAGTGCGAGCGGCGCTCGCTGGAGATCATCCACACCGCCCAGGCGTTCCTCGACGAGCGGGGCCGGCCCGAGCCGTTCGGGCCGCCGCTGCCGGAGTACGCGCCGCTGCCCGCCCCGCAACGGCAGGCCCGCGCGGCGGCGCTCGCCCCGGTGCTGCGCGGCCTGGCCTCCACGGACCGGCCGCAGGTCGGCCACTTCACCGACACGGACGCGGTGCTGGACTTCCTCCACCGCGCCGAGCACCCGAGGCTCGCCGCGCTGGGCACCTCCTGCCCGGACCACTTCCTGCGTACCAAGGTCCGGCCCATGGTGCTGGACCTGCCGCCCACGGCCGATCTCGACGAGACGGTCGCCCGGCTGAGGGAGCTGCACGCGTCCTACCGCGACGAGTACGCCGCCTACTACCACCGGCACGCCGAGCCCGGCTCGCCGCCGATGCGCGGCGCCGACCCGGCGATCGTGCTGGTGCCCGGCGTCGGCATGTTCAGCTTCGGCCGCGACAAGCAGACCGCGCGGGTGGCCGGCGAGTTCTACGTCAACGCCGTCAACGTGATGCGCGGCGCCGAGGCCGTCTCCCGCTACCAGCCCATCACCGAGTCAGAGAAGTTCCGCATCGAGTACTGGGCGTTGGAGGAGGCGAAGCTGGCCCGCATGCCCCGGCCCAAGCCGCTCGCGGCACGGGTCGCGCTGGTGACCGGCGGCGGCTCGGGCATCGGCCGGGCCATCGCGCTGCGCCTGGCCGCCGAGGGCGCCTGCGTGGTGGTCGCCGACCGCGACGCGGCCGCCGCGGAACGGGTCGCGGCCGAGATCGGCGACGCGGACCACGCCGTCGCCGTCACCGCCGACGTCACCGACGAGGCAGAGGTCCGCGCGGCGCTCGCATCGGCGGCGCTCGCCTTCGGCGGCGTCGACCTCGTGGTCAACAACGCCGGGTTGTCGCTGTCCAGGCCGCTGCTGGACACCACGCTCGCCGACTGGGACGTGCAGCACGACGTGATGTCGCGCGGCTCGTTCCTGGTCTCGCGGGAAGCCGCCCGGCTGATGACCGCGCAGGGCATGGGCGGCGACATCGTCTACATCGCCAGCAAGAACGCGGTCTTCGCCGGGCCGGACAACGTCGCCTACAGCGCCGCCAAGGCCGCCCAGGCGCACCAGGTCCGGCTGCTGGCCGCCGAGCTGGGCGGGCACGGCATCCGCGTCAACGGGGTCAACCCCGACGGCGTGGTACGCGGCTCGGGCATCTTCGCCGGGGGCTGGGGCGCCCGGCGTGCGGCCGTGTACGGCGTGCCCGAAGCCGAGCTGGGCGCCTTCTACGCGCAGCGCACCCTGCTCAAACGCGAGGTGCTGCCCGAGCACGTGGCCAACGCGGTGTTCGTGCTGACCGCGGGCGAGCTGTCGCACACCACCGGCCTGCACGTCCCGGTCGACGGGGGCGTCGCCGCGGCGTTCCTGCGCTGA
- the rhaI gene encoding L-rhamnose isomerase — protein MTDLSPQTRSRVLSSLRAQRIETASWAYGNSGTRFKVFAQQGVPRDPYEKVADAATVHRFTGVAPTVALHIPWDRVDDYADLARHAKDLGVTLGTINANVFQDDDYKLGSVTNADPAVRRKATDHLLECVDVMDATGSRDLKLWFSDGTNYPGQDDVRTRQDRLAGALAETYARLTGEQRMLLEYKLFEPAFYMTDVPDWGTAYLHCVQLGERAQVVIDTGHHAPGTNIEFIVAMLLRAGRLGGFDFNSRFYADDDLMVGAADPFQLFRIMHEIVLADELDRGIAFMLDQCHNIEPKIPAVIRSVMNVQEATAKALLVDHAALAAAQRAGDVLEANAALMDAYHTDVRPLLRDLREDMGLDPDPIAAYRGSGYFERIRDDRAVGQAAGWGA, from the coding sequence ATGACTGACCTCTCGCCGCAGACCCGGTCGCGCGTCCTGTCGAGCCTGCGCGCACAGCGCATCGAGACGGCATCCTGGGCCTACGGCAACTCGGGGACCCGGTTCAAGGTGTTCGCCCAGCAGGGCGTGCCGCGCGACCCGTACGAGAAGGTCGCCGACGCGGCCACCGTGCACCGGTTCACCGGCGTCGCGCCCACGGTCGCGCTGCACATCCCGTGGGACAGGGTCGACGACTACGCGGACCTGGCCCGGCATGCGAAGGACCTGGGCGTCACGCTCGGCACCATCAACGCCAACGTGTTCCAGGACGACGACTACAAGCTCGGCAGCGTCACCAACGCCGACCCGGCCGTACGCCGCAAGGCCACCGACCACCTGCTCGAATGCGTCGACGTCATGGACGCCACCGGCTCGCGCGACCTGAAGCTGTGGTTCTCCGACGGCACCAACTACCCCGGCCAGGACGACGTGCGCACCCGCCAGGACCGGCTCGCCGGGGCGCTGGCCGAGACGTACGCCCGGCTCACCGGCGAGCAGCGGATGCTGCTGGAGTACAAGCTGTTCGAACCGGCCTTCTACATGACCGATGTGCCCGACTGGGGCACCGCCTACCTGCACTGCGTCCAGCTCGGCGAGCGCGCCCAGGTCGTCATCGACACCGGCCACCACGCGCCGGGCACCAACATCGAGTTCATCGTCGCCATGCTGCTGCGCGCCGGACGGCTGGGCGGCTTCGACTTCAACTCCCGCTTCTACGCCGACGACGACCTGATGGTCGGCGCCGCCGACCCGTTCCAGCTGTTCCGGATCATGCACGAGATCGTGCTCGCCGACGAGCTGGACCGGGGCATCGCGTTCATGCTCGACCAGTGCCACAACATCGAGCCGAAGATCCCCGCGGTGATCCGGTCGGTGATGAACGTGCAGGAGGCCACGGCCAAGGCGCTGCTGGTCGACCACGCGGCGCTGGCCGCCGCCCAGCGGGCCGGCGACGTGCTGGAGGCCAACGCGGCGCTGATGGACGCGTACCACACCGACGTGCGGCCGCTGCTGCGTGACCTGCGGGAGGACATGGGCCTGGACCCGGACCCGATCGCGGCCTACCGCGGCTCGGGCTACTTCGAGCGGATCCGCGACGATCGGGCTGTCGGCCAGGCCGCCGGGTGGGGCGCCTGA
- a CDS encoding L-rhamnose mutarotase, with protein MRRICFTLQVRPDRLEEYRRRHARVWPDMLAALRDTGWHDYSLFLREDGLLVGYLHTDDFDAALAAMDATEINARWQAEMAGFFETGRPDQHMHVLTEVFNLDDQLGEDHD; from the coding sequence GTGCGCCGGATCTGCTTCACCCTTCAGGTCAGACCCGACCGGCTGGAGGAGTACCGGCGCCGCCACGCCCGGGTGTGGCCGGACATGCTGGCCGCCCTGCGCGACACCGGCTGGCACGACTACAGCCTCTTCCTGCGCGAGGACGGACTGCTCGTCGGCTACCTGCACACCGACGACTTCGACGCGGCGCTCGCCGCGATGGACGCGACCGAGATCAACGCCCGCTGGCAGGCGGAGATGGCCGGCTTCTTCGAGACCGGCCGCCCCGACCAGCACATGCACGTGCTCACCGAAGTGTTCAACCTGGACGACCAGCTGGGAGAAGACCATGACTGA
- the rhaS gene encoding rhamnose ABC transporter substrate-binding protein, producing MRAGNTRARLIAAAVLAALALGTAACAEDTGGDPGTETGAGGMKTGLKIAFLPKQVNNPYFTTSDNGGKAAVEEFKGVYSETGPSEASPSAQVSYINTLSQQNTDVIVVSANDKDAICGALNEARTAGAKVVTFDSDTNPSCRDLFINQATAEGIAQNQVKLISEAVGPDGGEIAILSATANATNQNAWIELMKAELAKPEYAKLKLVDTVYGDDQDQKSFTETQALLAKHPDLKGIISPTTVGVAAAARYLSGSTYKGKVQLTGLGTPNQMRAFIKDGTVKAFALWNPADLGYLAAYAGGALSSGLITGKEGDKFTAGKLGEFTVGKDATVLLGDPYTFNASNIDQFDF from the coding sequence ATGAGAGCAGGTAATACGCGGGCCCGCCTGATCGCGGCGGCCGTGCTGGCGGCGCTCGCCCTCGGCACCGCCGCGTGCGCGGAGGACACCGGCGGCGACCCGGGCACCGAGACGGGCGCCGGTGGCATGAAGACCGGCCTGAAGATCGCCTTCCTGCCCAAGCAGGTCAACAACCCGTACTTCACCACCTCCGACAATGGCGGCAAGGCCGCGGTCGAGGAGTTCAAGGGCGTCTACAGCGAGACCGGGCCGTCCGAGGCGAGCCCGTCGGCGCAGGTCAGCTACATCAACACGCTGTCGCAGCAGAACACCGACGTGATCGTGGTGTCCGCCAACGACAAGGACGCCATCTGCGGCGCCCTGAACGAGGCCCGCACCGCCGGGGCCAAGGTGGTCACCTTCGACTCCGACACCAACCCGTCCTGCCGGGACCTGTTCATCAACCAGGCCACCGCCGAGGGCATCGCGCAGAACCAGGTCAAGCTGATCTCCGAGGCGGTCGGCCCGGACGGCGGCGAGATCGCGATCCTGTCGGCCACCGCCAACGCCACCAACCAGAACGCCTGGATCGAGCTGATGAAGGCGGAGCTGGCCAAGCCCGAGTACGCCAAGCTCAAGCTCGTCGACACCGTCTACGGCGACGACCAGGACCAGAAGTCGTTCACCGAGACGCAGGCGCTGCTGGCCAAGCACCCCGACCTGAAGGGCATCATCTCGCCCACCACGGTCGGCGTCGCGGCGGCCGCCCGCTATCTGTCCGGCTCGACGTACAAGGGCAAGGTGCAGCTCACCGGGCTGGGCACGCCCAACCAGATGCGCGCGTTCATCAAGGACGGCACGGTCAAGGCGTTCGCCCTGTGGAACCCGGCCGACCTGGGCTACCTCGCCGCGTACGCGGGCGGCGCGCTGTCCTCCGGGCTGATCACCGGCAAGGAGGGCGACAAGTTCACCGCGGGCAAGCTCGGCGAGTTCACGGTCGGCAAGGACGCCACGGTGCTGCTGGGCGACCCGTACACGTTCAACGCGTCCAACATCGACCAGTTCGACTTCTGA
- a CDS encoding ABC transporter permease, which yields MAERVAPVRRVLGSWDVIVLLAVVVVAVVGAFTVDGVASPRFWRFVALEALPIALIALPMTLVVITGEIDLSVASVLGLTCTVMGQLWVSGVTSLPLLIALCLLLGAVLGAVNGLFVTGFGLPSLAVTIGTLALYRGLAYVVLGDRAVANYPREWTTAAIAPIPGTTIPWMILVLAALAVVFAVVLHATPVGRALYAMGNNAEAARFAGVNVRLTKFWLFVATGAMSALAGVFWTLRFASARADNGSGLELAVVAAVLLGGVSIFGGRGALLGVLAAVALLGVLRNTLQLAYVPANTLTVITGALLIASVVGPNVAGMLRERLRRRRSTAPTATPTT from the coding sequence ATGGCTGAGCGCGTCGCCCCGGTCCGCCGCGTCCTCGGCTCCTGGGACGTGATCGTGCTGCTCGCGGTGGTGGTCGTCGCTGTCGTCGGCGCGTTCACCGTCGACGGTGTCGCCAGCCCCCGGTTCTGGCGGTTCGTGGCGCTGGAGGCGCTGCCGATCGCGCTGATCGCGCTGCCGATGACGCTGGTCGTCATCACCGGCGAGATCGACCTGTCCGTCGCCAGCGTGCTCGGCCTGACCTGCACCGTCATGGGGCAGCTGTGGGTGTCCGGGGTGACGTCCCTGCCGCTGCTGATCGCCCTCTGCCTGCTGCTGGGCGCCGTGCTCGGCGCGGTCAACGGGCTGTTCGTCACCGGCTTCGGGCTGCCGTCGCTGGCCGTCACCATCGGCACCCTGGCCCTGTACCGCGGACTGGCGTACGTGGTGCTGGGCGACCGGGCGGTGGCGAACTACCCGCGGGAGTGGACGACGGCGGCGATCGCGCCGATCCCCGGCACCACCATCCCGTGGATGATCCTGGTGCTGGCCGCGCTCGCCGTGGTGTTCGCCGTCGTGCTGCACGCGACCCCGGTCGGGCGTGCCCTCTACGCCATGGGCAACAACGCCGAGGCGGCCCGCTTCGCCGGAGTGAACGTCCGGCTCACCAAGTTCTGGCTGTTCGTGGCGACCGGCGCGATGTCCGCGCTGGCCGGGGTCTTCTGGACGCTGCGGTTCGCCAGCGCCCGCGCCGACAACGGCAGCGGGCTGGAACTGGCCGTGGTCGCCGCGGTCCTGCTCGGCGGCGTGTCCATCTTCGGCGGGCGCGGCGCGCTGCTGGGCGTGCTCGCCGCGGTGGCCCTGCTCGGCGTGCTGCGCAACACGCTGCAACTGGCGTACGTGCCCGCGAACACGCTCACGGTCATCACAGGCGCACTGCTGATCGCCTCGGTCGTCGGACCGAATGTCGCCGGGATGCTGCGCGAGCGGCTGCGCCGGCGGCGCTCCACCGCACCAACCGCTACGCCCACCACCTGA
- a CDS encoding ABC transporter permease translates to MTLVDSPPAQAPATSGTRVARRAFLVRELGIALALVLLVAVTYAVNPRFLSAQNIKDLLLGSTILAILAVGQAVVVITRNVDLSVGSVLGLAAFATGTVFVTAPGLPIPVMLLIGMALGAVLGAVNGGLIAAAKVPALVVTLGTLYMFRGLDYTWATSRQINAADMPPAFLRMGTATVLGVPVLALFAVAVLVAVGYYLRHYRGGRELYAIGSDPAAARLSGIPGGRRVFAAFVASGALAGLAGVLHAARFGTIDANAGLGIELNVVAAVVVGGVAIFGGSGSVYGAALGAVLLTTIRAALPVLGVNPFWQDAAVGALILASIGLDRALSARVGRSLREGKAHG, encoded by the coding sequence ATGACCCTCGTCGACTCCCCGCCCGCGCAGGCACCCGCCACCAGCGGCACGCGCGTGGCGCGGCGCGCCTTCCTGGTCCGCGAGCTGGGCATCGCGCTGGCGCTGGTGCTGCTCGTCGCGGTCACCTACGCCGTCAACCCGCGCTTCCTCAGCGCGCAGAACATCAAGGACCTGCTGCTCGGCTCGACCATCCTGGCGATCCTGGCCGTCGGGCAGGCCGTCGTCGTCATCACCCGCAACGTGGACCTGTCCGTCGGGTCCGTGCTCGGCCTTGCCGCCTTCGCGACCGGCACCGTGTTCGTCACCGCACCCGGCCTGCCGATCCCGGTGATGCTGCTCATCGGCATGGCGCTCGGCGCGGTGCTGGGCGCCGTCAACGGCGGCCTGATCGCGGCGGCGAAGGTGCCCGCACTGGTGGTCACCCTGGGGACGCTGTACATGTTCCGGGGGCTGGACTACACCTGGGCCACCTCACGGCAGATCAACGCCGCCGACATGCCGCCCGCGTTCCTGCGGATGGGCACCGCGACCGTGCTCGGGGTGCCGGTGCTGGCGCTGTTCGCGGTGGCCGTGCTCGTCGCGGTCGGCTACTACCTGCGCCACTACCGCGGCGGCCGGGAGCTGTACGCGATCGGCTCCGACCCCGCCGCCGCCAGGCTGTCCGGCATTCCCGGCGGGCGGCGCGTGTTCGCCGCGTTCGTCGCGAGCGGGGCGCTGGCCGGTCTGGCCGGGGTCCTGCACGCCGCCCGGTTCGGCACCATCGACGCCAACGCCGGCCTGGGCATCGAGCTGAACGTCGTCGCGGCGGTGGTCGTCGGCGGGGTGGCCATCTTCGGCGGCAGCGGCTCGGTGTACGGCGCGGCGCTCGGGGCGGTGCTGCTGACCACGATCCGCGCCGCCCTGCCGGTGCTCGGCGTCAACCCGTTCTGGCAGGACGCCGCCGTCGGCGCGCTGATCCTCGCCTCGATCGGCCTCGACCGGGCCCTGTCCGCCCGGGTGGGCCGCAGCCTGCGCGAAGGGAAGGCCCATGGCTGA